A genome region from Prinia subflava isolate CZ2003 ecotype Zambia chromosome 12, Cam_Psub_1.2, whole genome shotgun sequence includes the following:
- the PAXX gene encoding protein PAXX isoform X5 has translation MLRAALGHGGAALSLGPGSATLRLPEEPRCPALALAQLPAAEARSQLQALIFGMAGRIESLERRLEVAVETLASSCSPEKNAVQSQQLFLPGRHCQGHLPWSCSLLSSPPWRLLVLYPCALQDILSALCCGCWQPQSRAWSGGSQGVWGAQVKGWALPPSERGQSLLCFQTGG, from the exons ATGCTCAG GGCCGCCCTGGGCCACGGGGGCGCCGCGCTGAGCCTGGGCCCAGGTTCGGCCACGCTACGGCTGCCGGAGGAGCCGCGGTGCCCAGCCTTAGCCCTCGCCCAGCTGCCCGCTGCTGAGGCGCGTAgccagctgcaggcactgatTTTCGGCATGGCCGGCCGCATCGAGAGCCTGGAGAGGCGCCTGGAAG TAGCAGTGGAGACATTAGCAtcttcctgcagccctgagaAGAATGCTgtccagagccagcagctcttcctgccAGGtaggcactgccaggggcacctgccctggtcctgcagTCTTTTGTCTTCTCCTCCGTGGAGACTGCTGGTCCTGTATCCATGTGCTCTCCAGGACATTCTGAGTgccctctgctgtggctgctggcagccgCAGAGCAGGGCTTGGTCTGGTGGCTCTCAGGGTGTCTGGGGTGCTCAGGTCAAAGGCTGGGCATTGCCACCCTCAGAAAGAGGGCAGTCTTTGCTGTGCTTCCAGACTGGAGGCTGA
- the TMEM141 gene encoding transmembrane protein 141 isoform X3, which produces MVNLGVRRVEDDVAAKHPALQQYAACQSHAFMKGIGSFLAGSGAAFAVQKLVRQALPYGPQWSLLLAAGLRSVRGSRCCPHQGAAGTHRSTSAAPAAGSLGSYVVTRAETQKCSNFWIYLETGRSPQELAVIGGVSQPTENLPSAEGRDGAATLVRRNRYGDVVE; this is translated from the exons ATGGTGAATCTGGGCGTACGGCGGGTGGAGGATGACGTGGCCGCTAAGCACCCG GCGCTGCAGCAATACGCGGCCTGCCAGTCTCACGCTTTCATGAAGGGTATCGGCAGCTTCTTGGCAG GCAGCGGGGCCGCCTTCGCAGTGCAGAAGCTGGTGCGGCAGGCGCTGCCGTACGGCCCGCAGTGgagcctgctgctggctgctg GGCTCAGGAGTGTTCGCggcagcaggtgctgtccccaccaaggtgctgctggcactCACAGGAGCACCTCGGCCGCTCCAGCTGCAGGGTCCCTCGGAAGCTACGTGGTAACCAGAGCTGAGACACAGAAATGTTCCAACTTCTGGATTTACCTGGAGACAGGCAGGTCCCCACAGGAGCTCGCCGTGATTGGTGGGGTGTCTCAGCCCACAG AAAACCTCCCcagtgcagagggcagggacgGCGCTGCAACACTGGTGAGGAGGAACAGGTATGGTGACGTGGTGGAGTag
- the PAXX gene encoding protein PAXX isoform X3: MAEPAGPFHLLRARTGRFLCYCGRDGAVYVTDAVEVWAGELGACLALGCRCSPEEHGAMLRAALGHGGAALSLGPGSATLRLPEEPRCPALALAQLPAAEARSQLQALIFGMAGRIESLERRLEVAVETLASSCSPEKNAVQSQQLFLPDPSPRKSRASSSALPAKRKVPGESLINPGFKSKKVSSGVNFEDS; this comes from the exons ATGGCGGAACCGGCAGGGCCCTTCCATCTGCTCCGAGCCAGGACGGGCCGGTTCCTCTGCTACTGCGGACGCGACGGTGCCGTCTA TGTGACCGACGCGGTGGAGGTGTGGgccggggagctcggagcctGCCTGGCGCTCGGTTGT cGGTGCTCGCCGGAGGAGCACGGCGCGATGCTCAG GGCCGCCCTGGGCCACGGGGGCGCCGCGCTGAGCCTGGGCCCAGGTTCGGCCACGCTACGGCTGCCGGAGGAGCCGCGGTGCCCAGCCTTAGCCCTCGCCCAGCTGCCCGCTGCTGAGGCGCGTAgccagctgcaggcactgatTTTCGGCATGGCCGGCCGCATCGAGAGCCTGGAGAGGCGCCTGGAAG TAGCAGTGGAGACATTAGCAtcttcctgcagccctgagaAGAATGCTgtccagagccagcagctcttcctgccAG accccagccccaggaagaGTAGGGCTTCCAGCTCAGCTTTGCCAGCCAAAAGGAAGGTGCCCGGGGAATCTCTCATTAACCCTGGTTTCAAAAG CAAGAAGGTGTCATCTGGAGTGAATTTTGAGGACTCCTGA
- the PAXX gene encoding protein PAXX isoform X4, whose amino-acid sequence MAEPAGPFHLLRARTGRFLCYCGRDGAVYVTDAVEVWAGELGACLALGCRCSPEEHGAMLRAALGHGGAALSLGPGSATLRLPEEPRCPALALAQLPAAEARSQLQALIFGMAGRIESLERRLEAVETLASSCSPEKNAVQSQQLFLPDPSPRKSRASSSALPAKRKVPGESLINPGFKSKKVSSGVNFEDS is encoded by the exons ATGGCGGAACCGGCAGGGCCCTTCCATCTGCTCCGAGCCAGGACGGGCCGGTTCCTCTGCTACTGCGGACGCGACGGTGCCGTCTA TGTGACCGACGCGGTGGAGGTGTGGgccggggagctcggagcctGCCTGGCGCTCGGTTGT cGGTGCTCGCCGGAGGAGCACGGCGCGATGCTCAG GGCCGCCCTGGGCCACGGGGGCGCCGCGCTGAGCCTGGGCCCAGGTTCGGCCACGCTACGGCTGCCGGAGGAGCCGCGGTGCCCAGCCTTAGCCCTCGCCCAGCTGCCCGCTGCTGAGGCGCGTAgccagctgcaggcactgatTTTCGGCATGGCCGGCCGCATCGAGAGCCTGGAGAGGCGCCTGGAAG CAGTGGAGACATTAGCAtcttcctgcagccctgagaAGAATGCTgtccagagccagcagctcttcctgccAG accccagccccaggaagaGTAGGGCTTCCAGCTCAGCTTTGCCAGCCAAAAGGAAGGTGCCCGGGGAATCTCTCATTAACCCTGGTTTCAAAAG CAAGAAGGTGTCATCTGGAGTGAATTTTGAGGACTCCTGA
- the PAXX gene encoding protein PAXX isoform X2 — protein sequence MAEPAGPFHLLRARTGRFLCYCGRDGAVYVTDAVEVWAGELGACLALGCRCSPEEHGAMLRAALGHGGAALSLGPGSATLRLPEEPRCPALALAQLPAAEARSQLQALIFGMAGRIESLERRLEAVETLASSCSPEKNAVQSQQLFLPGRHCQGHLPWSCSLLSSPPWRLLVLYPCALQDILSALCCGCWQPQSRAWSGGSQGVWGAQVKGWALPPSERGQSLLCFQTGG from the exons ATGGCGGAACCGGCAGGGCCCTTCCATCTGCTCCGAGCCAGGACGGGCCGGTTCCTCTGCTACTGCGGACGCGACGGTGCCGTCTA TGTGACCGACGCGGTGGAGGTGTGGgccggggagctcggagcctGCCTGGCGCTCGGTTGT cGGTGCTCGCCGGAGGAGCACGGCGCGATGCTCAG GGCCGCCCTGGGCCACGGGGGCGCCGCGCTGAGCCTGGGCCCAGGTTCGGCCACGCTACGGCTGCCGGAGGAGCCGCGGTGCCCAGCCTTAGCCCTCGCCCAGCTGCCCGCTGCTGAGGCGCGTAgccagctgcaggcactgatTTTCGGCATGGCCGGCCGCATCGAGAGCCTGGAGAGGCGCCTGGAAG CAGTGGAGACATTAGCAtcttcctgcagccctgagaAGAATGCTgtccagagccagcagctcttcctgccAGGtaggcactgccaggggcacctgccctggtcctgcagTCTTTTGTCTTCTCCTCCGTGGAGACTGCTGGTCCTGTATCCATGTGCTCTCCAGGACATTCTGAGTgccctctgctgtggctgctggcagccgCAGAGCAGGGCTTGGTCTGGTGGCTCTCAGGGTGTCTGGGGTGCTCAGGTCAAAGGCTGGGCATTGCCACCCTCAGAAAGAGGGCAGTCTTTGCTGTGCTTCCAGACTGGAGGCTGA
- the PAXX gene encoding protein PAXX isoform X1 yields MAEPAGPFHLLRARTGRFLCYCGRDGAVYVTDAVEVWAGELGACLALGCRCSPEEHGAMLRAALGHGGAALSLGPGSATLRLPEEPRCPALALAQLPAAEARSQLQALIFGMAGRIESLERRLEVAVETLASSCSPEKNAVQSQQLFLPGRHCQGHLPWSCSLLSSPPWRLLVLYPCALQDILSALCCGCWQPQSRAWSGGSQGVWGAQVKGWALPPSERGQSLLCFQTGG; encoded by the exons ATGGCGGAACCGGCAGGGCCCTTCCATCTGCTCCGAGCCAGGACGGGCCGGTTCCTCTGCTACTGCGGACGCGACGGTGCCGTCTA TGTGACCGACGCGGTGGAGGTGTGGgccggggagctcggagcctGCCTGGCGCTCGGTTGT cGGTGCTCGCCGGAGGAGCACGGCGCGATGCTCAG GGCCGCCCTGGGCCACGGGGGCGCCGCGCTGAGCCTGGGCCCAGGTTCGGCCACGCTACGGCTGCCGGAGGAGCCGCGGTGCCCAGCCTTAGCCCTCGCCCAGCTGCCCGCTGCTGAGGCGCGTAgccagctgcaggcactgatTTTCGGCATGGCCGGCCGCATCGAGAGCCTGGAGAGGCGCCTGGAAG TAGCAGTGGAGACATTAGCAtcttcctgcagccctgagaAGAATGCTgtccagagccagcagctcttcctgccAGGtaggcactgccaggggcacctgccctggtcctgcagTCTTTTGTCTTCTCCTCCGTGGAGACTGCTGGTCCTGTATCCATGTGCTCTCCAGGACATTCTGAGTgccctctgctgtggctgctggcagccgCAGAGCAGGGCTTGGTCTGGTGGCTCTCAGGGTGTCTGGGGTGCTCAGGTCAAAGGCTGGGCATTGCCACCCTCAGAAAGAGGGCAGTCTTTGCTGTGCTTCCAGACTGGAGGCTGA
- the PAXX gene encoding protein PAXX isoform X6, which produces MAEPAGPFHLLRARTGRFLCYCGRDGAVYVTDAVEVWAGELGACLALGCRCSPEEHGAMLRAALGHGGAALSLGPGSATLRLPEEPRCPALALAQLPAAEARSQLQALIFGMAGRIESLERRLEDPSPRKSRASSSALPAKRKVPGESLINPGFKSKKVSSGVNFEDS; this is translated from the exons ATGGCGGAACCGGCAGGGCCCTTCCATCTGCTCCGAGCCAGGACGGGCCGGTTCCTCTGCTACTGCGGACGCGACGGTGCCGTCTA TGTGACCGACGCGGTGGAGGTGTGGgccggggagctcggagcctGCCTGGCGCTCGGTTGT cGGTGCTCGCCGGAGGAGCACGGCGCGATGCTCAG GGCCGCCCTGGGCCACGGGGGCGCCGCGCTGAGCCTGGGCCCAGGTTCGGCCACGCTACGGCTGCCGGAGGAGCCGCGGTGCCCAGCCTTAGCCCTCGCCCAGCTGCCCGCTGCTGAGGCGCGTAgccagctgcaggcactgatTTTCGGCATGGCCGGCCGCATCGAGAGCCTGGAGAGGCGCCTGGAAG accccagccccaggaagaGTAGGGCTTCCAGCTCAGCTTTGCCAGCCAAAAGGAAGGTGCCCGGGGAATCTCTCATTAACCCTGGTTTCAAAAG CAAGAAGGTGTCATCTGGAGTGAATTTTGAGGACTCCTGA
- the TMEM141 gene encoding transmembrane protein 141 isoform X2: protein MVNLGVRRVEDDVAAKHPALQQYAACQSHAFMKGIGSFLAGSGAAFAVQKLVRQALPYGPQWSLLLAAAAGSLGSYVVTRAETQKCSNFWIYLETGRSPQELAVIGGVSQPTENLPSAEGRDGAATLVRRNRYGDVVE, encoded by the exons ATGGTGAATCTGGGCGTACGGCGGGTGGAGGATGACGTGGCCGCTAAGCACCCG GCGCTGCAGCAATACGCGGCCTGCCAGTCTCACGCTTTCATGAAGGGTATCGGCAGCTTCTTGGCAG GCAGCGGGGCCGCCTTCGCAGTGCAGAAGCTGGTGCGGCAGGCGCTGCCGTACGGCCCGCAGTGgagcctgctgctggctgctg CTGCAGGGTCCCTCGGAAGCTACGTGGTAACCAGAGCTGAGACACAGAAATGTTCCAACTTCTGGATTTACCTGGAGACAGGCAGGTCCCCACAGGAGCTCGCCGTGATTGGTGGGGTGTCTCAGCCCACAG AAAACCTCCCcagtgcagagggcagggacgGCGCTGCAACACTGGTGAGGAGGAACAGGTATGGTGACGTGGTGGAGTag
- the TMEM141 gene encoding transmembrane protein 141 isoform X1, translating into MVNLGVRRVEDDVAAKHPALQQYAACQSHAFMKGIGSFLAGSGAAFAVQKLVRQALPYGPQWSLLLAAGAAGTHRSTSAAPAAGSLGSYVVTRAETQKCSNFWIYLETGRSPQELAVIGGVSQPTENLPSAEGRDGAATLVRRNRYGDVVE; encoded by the exons ATGGTGAATCTGGGCGTACGGCGGGTGGAGGATGACGTGGCCGCTAAGCACCCG GCGCTGCAGCAATACGCGGCCTGCCAGTCTCACGCTTTCATGAAGGGTATCGGCAGCTTCTTGGCAG GCAGCGGGGCCGCCTTCGCAGTGCAGAAGCTGGTGCGGCAGGCGCTGCCGTACGGCCCGCAGTGgagcctgctgctggctgctg gtgctgctggcactCACAGGAGCACCTCGGCCGCTCCAGCTGCAGGGTCCCTCGGAAGCTACGTGGTAACCAGAGCTGAGACACAGAAATGTTCCAACTTCTGGATTTACCTGGAGACAGGCAGGTCCCCACAGGAGCTCGCCGTGATTGGTGGGGTGTCTCAGCCCACAG AAAACCTCCCcagtgcagagggcagggacgGCGCTGCAACACTGGTGAGGAGGAACAGGTATGGTGACGTGGTGGAGTag
- the CLIC3 gene encoding chloride intracellular channel protein 3 has protein sequence MAEKPQIQLFIKASEDGESVGHCPFCQRLFMVLLLKGVPFTLTTVDMKRALDVLKDFAPGAQLPVLLYNGEPKTDTITIEEFLEDQLGPPMCASLVPQYPESSLAGNDIFHKFSAFIKNPVPAQDEVLQRSLLRALLKLDEYLTTPLEHELAQDPCLQASQRLFLDGDHLTLADCNLLPKLNIVQVVCQHYRRFGIPKDLQGVWRYLNSASETKEFKYTCPNSQEIIQAYRSVVRAPQ, from the exons ATGGCCGagaaaccccaaatccagctCTTCATCAAG GCAAGCGAGGATGGGGAGAGTGTGGGGCACTGCCCCTTCTGCCAGCGCCTCTtcatggtgctgctgctcaAAGGGGTGCCCTTCACCCTCACCACTGTGGACATGAAGAG GGCGCTGGACGTGCTGAAGGACTTCGCACCAGGTGCCCAGCTGCCCGTCCTCCTCTATAATGGCGAGCCCAAGACTGACACCATCACCATTGAGGAGTTCCTGGAGGACCAGCTGGGCCCCCCCAT GTGCGCCAGTCTGGTCCCACAGTACCCAGAGTCAAGCCTGGCTGGGAATGACATTTTCCACAAATTCTCTGCCTTCATCAAGAACCCGGTACCTGCCCAGGATGAGG tgctgcagcgGAGCCTGCTGCGGGCCTTGCTGAAGCTGGATGAGTACCTGACCACCCCTCTGGAGCACGAGCTGGCCCAGGACCCCTGCCTCCAGGCCTCCCAGCGCCTTTTCCTTGATGGAGACCACCTCACACTGGCCGACTGCAACCTGCTGCCCAAGCTCAATATCGTTCAG GTCGTGTGCCAGCACTACCGCCGCTTTGGGATCCCCAAGGACCTGCAGGGCGTGTGGCGGTACCTCAACAGTGCCAGCGAAACCAAGGAGTTCAAATACACCTGTCCCAATAGCCAGGAGATTATACAAGCTTATCGTTCCGTGGTCCGGGCACCGCAGTGA
- the PAXX gene encoding protein PAXX isoform X7 encodes MAEPAGPFHLLRARTGRFLCYCGRDGAVYVTDAVEVWAGELGACLALGCRCSPEEHGAMLRAALGHGGAALSLGPGSATLRLPEEPRCPALALAQLPAAEARSQLQALIFGMAGRIESLERRLEARRCHLE; translated from the exons ATGGCGGAACCGGCAGGGCCCTTCCATCTGCTCCGAGCCAGGACGGGCCGGTTCCTCTGCTACTGCGGACGCGACGGTGCCGTCTA TGTGACCGACGCGGTGGAGGTGTGGgccggggagctcggagcctGCCTGGCGCTCGGTTGT cGGTGCTCGCCGGAGGAGCACGGCGCGATGCTCAG GGCCGCCCTGGGCCACGGGGGCGCCGCGCTGAGCCTGGGCCCAGGTTCGGCCACGCTACGGCTGCCGGAGGAGCCGCGGTGCCCAGCCTTAGCCCTCGCCCAGCTGCCCGCTGCTGAGGCGCGTAgccagctgcaggcactgatTTTCGGCATGGCCGGCCGCATCGAGAGCCTGGAGAGGCGCCTGGAAG CAAGAAGGTGTCATCTGGAGTGA